In Stieleria varia, one genomic interval encodes:
- a CDS encoding methyltransferase domain-containing protein, producing MSTPDESNDDSDPRASAASSAQDRTLQQYHQWMQINAMSHLLRTARTSGVLDALRGGQKTLDQLCADLSLDTAITSLFLDALISIGIVEQYGEDFALARAAQLLCQYDHDFGDEAWSGLEQKLREGRPNVAAPEMDQAMVDHTAATQWSQTGAAIQAAEILNIGGEGEPQGVRILDLGCGSAVFSCAIAHHDPQSTLVAVDHRGALQAAKSTGDSIELSDRMELVEADLQSGEMDWADTLDEASFDLVLLAQRLSVLSSEAAVSMLGVAAKLTKPGGRVVLVDVFRGQSRPTLTESIGALRIATGTGAGYVRSLKEAQQLMLGAGLGEIQFTYLAASREHLGMMVARKIT from the coding sequence GTGTCCACACCTGACGAATCAAACGACGACTCGGACCCACGCGCATCCGCTGCCAGCTCTGCACAAGATCGCACGCTGCAACAGTACCACCAGTGGATGCAAATCAATGCGATGTCGCATCTGCTACGCACTGCCCGTACGTCAGGAGTCTTGGATGCGTTGCGTGGGGGGCAAAAGACGTTGGATCAACTCTGCGCGGACTTATCGCTGGACACTGCGATCACCTCATTGTTCCTGGACGCGCTGATCTCGATCGGGATTGTCGAGCAATACGGCGAAGATTTCGCGCTCGCGCGGGCGGCTCAATTGTTGTGCCAGTACGACCATGATTTCGGTGATGAAGCCTGGTCGGGACTTGAGCAGAAACTGCGTGAGGGTCGTCCCAACGTGGCTGCACCGGAGATGGATCAAGCGATGGTCGATCACACGGCGGCGACGCAGTGGTCGCAAACCGGCGCGGCGATCCAAGCCGCAGAGATCTTGAACATCGGTGGCGAAGGCGAACCGCAAGGCGTCAGGATCTTGGACCTGGGATGCGGCTCGGCCGTTTTCAGTTGTGCGATCGCCCATCACGATCCCCAATCGACTCTCGTCGCGGTGGACCATCGCGGTGCGCTCCAAGCGGCCAAATCGACCGGCGACTCGATCGAACTTTCCGATCGCATGGAGTTGGTCGAAGCCGATTTGCAGTCGGGTGAAATGGACTGGGCCGACACTTTGGACGAGGCATCGTTTGACTTGGTGCTGTTGGCTCAGCGATTGAGCGTGTTGAGCTCCGAGGCTGCTGTATCGATGCTGGGCGTGGCGGCCAAGCTGACCAAGCCGGGCGGACGTGTCGTGTTGGTCGACGTCTTTCGCGGCCAATCGCGACCGACGCTGACGGAGTCCATCGGCGCGTTACGGATTGCGACCGGGACGGGCGCGGGTTACGTCCGCAGCCTCAAAGAAGCCCAGCAACTCATGTTGGGAGCCGGCTTGGGCGAAATTCAATTCACGTACTTGGCCGCCAGCCGAGAACACCTCGGAATGATGGTCGCCCGAAAAATCACGTAG
- the rpmF gene encoding 50S ribosomal protein L32 yields MAVPKRKHSNSRSGKRRSHHKVKRRQVGYCPQCNTATPTHTICPKCGYYQGRTVVESTEE; encoded by the coding sequence ATGGCTGTCCCCAAGCGAAAACACTCCAACAGCCGTAGCGGCAAACGTCGTAGCCACCACAAGGTCAAACGCCGCCAGGTCGGCTATTGCCCACAGTGCAACACCGCCACGCCGACGCACACGATCTGCCCGAAATGCGGCTACTATCAAGGTCGTACTGTCGTCGAATCCACCGAAGAATAG
- the fabD gene encoding ACP S-malonyltransferase produces MSLDVKKAGILFPGQGAQNVGMGRWLCETYPTAKKLFDEAGEILGYDLAQLCQDGPAEKLNQTEFSQPALFVVGMAAANVLAEHHPERIESVVATAGLSLGEYTAVCFAGGLDFPDALRLVHRRGVAMQAAADAVDSGMASVLGMSLQEVQKLCDDHRGDGEILQPANLLCSGNIAVSGHTAAVDRLEASGAKAVRLAVAGAFHTPLMQPAVQSLQEALAEMPIRQTRIPVYSNVDAKPHQAPDEIRDLLSRQVVQPVQWEASIEQMIDDGIEGFLEAGTGKVLRGILKRIDKFGRKGPTDGFGDGD; encoded by the coding sequence GTGTCATTGGACGTGAAGAAGGCCGGGATTCTGTTCCCCGGTCAAGGCGCTCAGAATGTCGGTATGGGCCGCTGGTTGTGCGAAACCTACCCGACTGCAAAGAAGCTCTTTGACGAGGCGGGCGAGATCCTCGGTTACGACCTCGCGCAATTGTGCCAAGACGGCCCCGCTGAAAAACTCAACCAGACCGAGTTCAGTCAGCCCGCTTTGTTTGTCGTCGGGATGGCCGCCGCCAACGTCTTGGCCGAGCATCATCCCGAGCGTATCGAGTCCGTCGTCGCCACGGCCGGATTGAGCTTGGGCGAATACACCGCAGTTTGCTTTGCCGGTGGTCTCGATTTCCCCGATGCGTTGCGATTGGTTCACCGACGCGGCGTCGCCATGCAAGCCGCTGCGGATGCAGTGGACAGTGGCATGGCCAGCGTCCTGGGCATGTCGCTGCAGGAAGTCCAAAAGCTTTGTGATGACCATCGCGGCGACGGCGAAATCCTGCAACCCGCCAACTTGCTCTGCTCGGGCAACATCGCCGTCTCAGGACACACCGCCGCCGTGGATCGCCTGGAAGCCTCCGGTGCCAAAGCGGTACGTCTTGCCGTCGCCGGTGCCTTTCACACGCCGTTGATGCAACCAGCCGTTCAGAGTTTGCAAGAAGCGCTCGCGGAGATGCCGATTCGACAAACCCGAATCCCCGTCTACAGCAACGTGGACGCCAAACCGCACCAGGCCCCCGATGAGATCCGGGACTTGCTCAGCCGACAAGTCGTCCAGCCGGTGCAGTGGGAAGCTTCGATCGAGCAGATGATCGACGACGGCATTGAAGGATTCTTGGAAGCCGGCACCGGCAAAGTCCTGCGTGGCATCCTGAAACGCATCGACAAGTTCGGCCGCAAAGGTCCCACCGATGGCTTCGGCGACGGGGACTGA
- the fabG gene encoding 3-oxoacyl-[acyl-carrier-protein] reductase, with product MTLSISADLSDQVAVVTGASQGLGKAVAIALGANGATVVCLARNAEKLAATVSEIEAAGGKAQAVACDVTDRAAAAAAIEGAAKEHGRLDILVNNAGVTRDKLMRGMSDDEWDTVIATNLTSCFVCCRAAAGIMRRAKYGRIINMASISGLIGNPGQANYSASKAGMIGMTRTMSKELVSRGVTVNAVAPGFIASEMTAELGDVVLEEVKKRIPAKRVGDPEDVAAAVLFLASKSAGYISGQTIVVDGGMVG from the coding sequence ATGACGCTCTCCATCTCTGCCGACCTTTCCGATCAAGTCGCCGTTGTCACGGGAGCCTCACAAGGGCTAGGCAAAGCCGTCGCGATCGCCCTGGGCGCCAACGGTGCCACCGTCGTTTGTCTGGCTCGCAATGCTGAGAAACTTGCCGCCACGGTCAGTGAGATCGAAGCCGCCGGTGGAAAGGCTCAAGCGGTCGCCTGTGACGTCACCGATCGAGCAGCCGCGGCGGCCGCGATCGAAGGCGCCGCCAAAGAACACGGACGGCTGGACATCCTGGTCAACAACGCCGGCGTCACGCGTGACAAGCTGATGCGTGGGATGTCCGACGATGAATGGGATACGGTGATCGCGACCAACCTGACATCGTGTTTCGTGTGCTGCCGAGCCGCCGCCGGGATCATGCGTCGAGCCAAGTACGGGCGGATCATCAACATGGCCAGCATTTCGGGGTTGATCGGCAACCCAGGCCAAGCCAACTACAGCGCCAGCAAGGCGGGCATGATCGGCATGACGCGGACGATGAGCAAAGAACTTGTCAGCCGCGGCGTGACCGTCAACGCAGTGGCACCGGGATTCATCGCCAGCGAGATGACCGCCGAGTTGGGCGACGTGGTTTTGGAAGAAGTGAAAAAACGCATTCCCGCTAAACGCGTCGGAGATCCCGAAGACGTCGCCGCCGCAGTTCTCTTCCTGGCATCCAAGAGCGCCGGCTACATCTCCGGCCAAACCATCGTCGTCGACGGCGGCATGGTCGGCTAA
- a CDS encoding SHD1 domain-containing protein, whose product MQRLLPHVLLCVLSLAWMPQLANARQWSSTNGAYTLEAELIAFNDTTVVLRRLKGSLVAVELAELSDADKEYVRSKEAAEQTEKESSQLQTWTSARGLKVRGRVLAYGRKQLNVQRQLGKVMINDQPFDRLSDLKKTVVLRTLSHLEGTEMDKTGLEKWARTLGPNIKSYPLEGVLMELESGDVIGVPFFLFSPEDLAILEPGWNQWVAQTADEEARSREDLLVQSQAAEYHRDRQQQQQMEMLKLEMIGRATGLIKVWEVLLEPAGVAYGRRIVVPVHANDSETASQMVLQQYPGYKIIAVKRSRRL is encoded by the coding sequence ATGCAACGACTCTTGCCACACGTTTTGCTTTGTGTTCTCTCGCTGGCCTGGATGCCGCAACTCGCCAACGCGAGACAATGGTCCAGCACCAACGGTGCCTACACACTCGAAGCCGAGTTGATCGCTTTCAATGACACAACCGTCGTACTGCGTCGGTTGAAGGGCAGCCTCGTTGCCGTCGAACTGGCCGAGCTTTCCGACGCCGACAAAGAGTACGTCCGGTCAAAAGAGGCCGCCGAGCAAACGGAAAAGGAATCCAGCCAACTGCAAACTTGGACCTCGGCGAGAGGCCTGAAGGTACGTGGCAGGGTGTTGGCGTACGGCAGGAAACAACTGAACGTTCAGCGACAGCTCGGCAAGGTGATGATCAATGATCAGCCCTTTGACCGACTCAGTGATCTTAAGAAAACCGTGGTATTGCGTACGCTCTCACATCTGGAGGGCACCGAAATGGACAAAACCGGCCTGGAAAAGTGGGCCCGGACGTTGGGACCGAACATCAAGAGCTACCCGCTGGAGGGCGTGTTGATGGAACTGGAAAGCGGAGACGTCATCGGCGTTCCGTTCTTTCTCTTTTCACCCGAGGACCTGGCCATCCTGGAGCCGGGATGGAATCAGTGGGTCGCGCAAACGGCAGACGAAGAAGCCAGGAGCCGCGAAGACTTGCTCGTTCAATCCCAGGCGGCGGAGTACCATCGTGACCGCCAGCAGCAACAACAGATGGAGATGTTGAAGCTGGAAATGATCGGGCGTGCGACCGGCTTGATCAAGGTCTGGGAAGTCCTTTTGGAACCCGCCGGAGTGGCCTACGGTCGCCGCATCGTTGTTCCTGTTCACGCCAATGATAGTGAGACCGCTTCCCAGATGGTTTTGCAACAGTATCCAGGCTACAAGATCATCGCGGTGAAACGTTCCCGCCGACTGTAG
- a CDS encoding alpha/beta hydrolase, with translation MKKRVKEYWRSFSFVGLTIATVFFSISVTPSLLPRNYLFQGLLSGFSIAIGYALGVASVALYLFLELRQPSGRIQLISKRITVGVVAIVFVTFLWRMTYWQNSIRELMEMPLLETAYPYRTAAIALLWGALLVAAGRLFLAACRYVATKLQSFLPRRIALASGFALVAFLTFFLTNDLLAVGLLNVADSFFLNLDEHAEESETQPSRELQTGSTESLVAWQSIGRQGKSFLVDGPTREQISEFLGREAKDPIRVYVGMRSRSTPEERAELALQELIRVGGFDRSVLIIATPTGTGWLDPSAVDTVEYLHGGDTAMVSTQYSYLPSWITILVDPRRSIDSAVALFDEIYGHWKTLPKDSRPRLYLQGLSLGSLGSEMSADMYSIFEDPIDGALWSGPPFPSAHWRQAVRNRNEGTPIWMPEFRDGRMLRFTAQENHLDSGKAWGPMRSVYIQYASDPMVWFSPELAWSRPEWLGDERGPDVSPQLRWYPLVTFLQVAFDLPMATTVPIGYGHNYSPSSYIDGWISVTQPPQWDQNMTRRLKTMFAERTAPKP, from the coding sequence GTGAAAAAACGAGTCAAAGAATACTGGAGATCGTTCTCCTTCGTCGGGCTCACGATCGCGACGGTTTTCTTTTCCATCTCAGTTACCCCTTCACTGCTGCCCCGCAACTATCTGTTTCAAGGATTGCTTTCGGGTTTTTCGATCGCAATCGGCTACGCCCTCGGTGTCGCTTCGGTTGCCCTCTATCTATTTCTGGAACTGCGTCAGCCGAGCGGTCGCATCCAACTCATCTCAAAACGCATCACGGTCGGCGTGGTTGCGATCGTTTTCGTGACATTCCTGTGGCGAATGACCTATTGGCAGAACTCGATTCGCGAGTTGATGGAGATGCCACTGCTGGAGACGGCATATCCCTATCGAACCGCCGCGATCGCTCTCCTTTGGGGAGCCTTGCTGGTTGCTGCCGGGCGACTCTTTCTCGCCGCATGTCGCTACGTCGCGACCAAGCTACAAAGTTTCCTGCCACGACGCATCGCGTTGGCATCCGGCTTCGCTCTGGTTGCCTTTCTGACGTTCTTTTTGACCAACGATCTGCTCGCGGTCGGCTTGCTGAATGTTGCCGATTCGTTTTTCTTGAACCTGGATGAGCATGCGGAAGAAAGCGAGACGCAACCCTCACGCGAGTTGCAAACCGGCAGCACAGAGTCCCTGGTCGCATGGCAATCGATTGGTCGCCAAGGGAAAAGCTTCTTGGTCGATGGACCGACACGCGAACAAATCAGCGAATTCTTGGGGCGAGAGGCAAAGGATCCGATTCGTGTTTACGTCGGCATGCGTTCGCGTTCGACACCTGAGGAGCGTGCCGAGTTGGCGTTGCAGGAATTGATACGAGTGGGCGGCTTTGATCGCTCGGTACTGATCATCGCAACACCGACTGGAACCGGATGGCTGGATCCCTCCGCGGTCGACACCGTGGAATACCTTCACGGTGGCGATACCGCGATGGTCAGCACCCAGTACTCGTACTTGCCCAGTTGGATCACGATCTTGGTCGACCCTCGACGATCGATCGATTCCGCAGTCGCGCTTTTTGACGAGATTTACGGCCACTGGAAGACGTTGCCCAAGGACTCTCGCCCGCGTCTTTACTTGCAAGGCCTGAGCCTCGGTTCACTGGGCTCTGAGATGTCGGCGGACATGTACAGCATCTTTGAAGATCCGATTGACGGAGCTTTGTGGAGCGGTCCTCCATTCCCGAGTGCCCATTGGCGTCAGGCCGTCCGCAACCGAAACGAAGGAACACCGATCTGGATGCCCGAGTTTCGCGACGGTCGCATGTTGCGATTCACAGCTCAGGAAAACCATTTGGATTCCGGCAAGGCATGGGGACCGATGCGAAGTGTTTACATTCAATACGCAAGTGACCCGATGGTCTGGTTTTCCCCCGAGCTTGCCTGGAGTCGACCGGAGTGGCTCGGCGATGAGCGTGGACCAGACGTTTCTCCACAATTGCGTTGGTATCCCTTAGTGACTTTCCTGCAAGTCGCTTTCGACCTGCCGATGGCGACCACCGTTCCGATCGGATACGGACACAACTACTCGCCATCCAGTTACATCGACGGTTGGATCTCCGTCACGCAACCGCCACAGTGGGATCAGAACATGACTCGACGTCTGAAGACCATGTTCGCGGAGCGAACGGCCCCCAAACCATGA
- a CDS encoding DUF4339 domain-containing protein, with translation MGIHFACHACGKALNIKQELAGKRGICPACRVRFRIPLRDAATSQPADPSDHGTGDVTSRQPASKQSQTETSSTQRASSHPISSLELLSGDPTANWYVRPPSGGQYGPATGDVLQQWIDEGRVATKSLLWRDGWPQWREASEVLPELAQALPSAGETFGYEDTPFSRRSSSRPQKKVTENPLNRPIEDESQVQRLSGANDLGKTRRERTAKRGMMIAGLASVAIVLLVVLIVVATRG, from the coding sequence ATGGGCATCCACTTCGCCTGCCACGCGTGTGGTAAAGCACTGAACATCAAACAGGAACTCGCTGGCAAGCGTGGCATCTGTCCCGCGTGCCGTGTTCGTTTTCGTATTCCGCTCCGCGACGCCGCAACCTCCCAGCCGGCGGATCCGTCCGATCATGGCACGGGAGATGTCACGTCACGGCAGCCGGCGAGCAAGCAAAGCCAGACGGAAACCAGCAGTACACAACGGGCATCCTCTCACCCGATCAGCTCTCTGGAGTTGCTCTCGGGTGACCCCACCGCGAATTGGTACGTCCGACCTCCCAGCGGCGGTCAGTATGGTCCGGCAACGGGAGATGTCTTGCAGCAATGGATCGACGAAGGTCGTGTGGCGACCAAATCGTTGCTTTGGCGAGACGGTTGGCCCCAGTGGCGGGAAGCAAGCGAAGTGTTACCGGAACTCGCTCAAGCGTTGCCGTCGGCGGGTGAAACGTTTGGCTATGAAGACACCCCGTTTTCGCGTCGCAGTTCGTCGAGGCCTCAAAAGAAGGTCACCGAGAATCCATTGAACCGACCGATCGAAGACGAGTCCCAGGTTCAACGCCTCTCGGGTGCGAACGACTTGGGAAAAACACGCCGCGAACGAACGGCCAAACGTGGCATGATGATCGCGGGACTCGCCTCCGTTGCCATCGTTTTGCTGGTCGTATTGATCGTGGTGGCAACCCGCGGTTGA
- a CDS encoding CAAX prenyl protease-related protein has translation MQWIRTHAILLAMCLPIALFFFISAIVPHERVDGPSGIDPMPFLWMNVIRVVAMACAIGLFAKTILNVFPLRVDHWGLLVGVIGGVIWIALCRWGIESQLTAALGFSESLLGQRSGLDPWQAYPEASSLYAFLGFRFALLVVCVPIAEELFLRGFFMRAVDQGEWEYLPLKSVGWTGLIAGTGYGVLTHPSEFFAAAVWFSLVTWLMVRTNRFWNCVLAHAVTNLILGLYIVWAGHWELW, from the coding sequence ATGCAGTGGATTCGAACGCACGCGATCTTGCTCGCGATGTGCTTGCCGATCGCGTTGTTCTTTTTCATCAGCGCGATCGTTCCGCACGAACGCGTTGACGGTCCCAGCGGCATCGACCCCATGCCGTTCCTGTGGATGAACGTGATTCGTGTCGTGGCGATGGCATGCGCGATCGGTTTGTTCGCGAAAACCATCCTGAATGTCTTTCCCCTCCGAGTCGACCATTGGGGACTGCTGGTCGGCGTGATCGGCGGCGTCATTTGGATCGCACTGTGTAGATGGGGGATCGAGTCGCAGTTGACCGCCGCATTGGGGTTTTCGGAATCACTGTTGGGGCAACGTAGTGGACTGGATCCCTGGCAAGCCTATCCGGAGGCAAGCAGCCTGTACGCCTTCCTGGGTTTTCGCTTTGCGTTGCTGGTGGTGTGCGTCCCGATTGCAGAGGAGCTGTTCCTAAGGGGATTCTTCATGCGAGCGGTCGATCAGGGTGAATGGGAATATTTACCTTTGAAATCGGTTGGATGGACCGGATTGATTGCCGGGACCGGTTACGGGGTGTTAACGCATCCGTCGGAGTTTTTTGCCGCTGCGGTCTGGTTTTCGTTGGTAACTTGGCTGATGGTCCGAACCAACCGGTTCTGGAATTGCGTGCTAGCTCACGCTGTCACCAACTTGATTCTCGGCCTGTACATCGTCTGGGCGGGCCACTGGGAGCTGTGGTGA
- a CDS encoding ATP-dependent helicase codes for MELNEGQRKAAEFAGGHALVLAGAGTGKTSTIVARVAHLVQSGADARRLLLLTFTRRAAREMKYRLKSQIGAAADAIAAGTFHNFCLSYLRRWPDLFQCPELTIIDRDDQLQLMKLARATTIGTDAAFPKPADLVNYSSYARNTNRGIKTYLVEFTDLDPDTVAQVQAVLNNYTDRKRECRYLDYDDILHFFARRLHGDAVVRQKLQSRYDHLLVDEMQDTNPLQWLILDGLRDPAKLFCVGDDAQSIYAFRGADFQNVHSFAERVPDSTTLKLNENYRSTQEILDLSNWLLNQSPLKYDKELRSARGPGIKPVLLEVDDDLEEADWVATDLMDRHNGNTPWRDHMILTRTAYASRSVEAALIENDIPYRFVGGTTLLASAHVKDLLSMLRVIDNVTDQLAWMRFLMLWPRIGEKTAAKAIDGILQLTNIADAVKLLRKRLADKQEMIAAIESVIETWQKPREAIETASKVLGKILEKRYDDWDRRLKDFALLQRLASKHESVRSFIETYTLDPITESEAQRQDADDLVTLITVHSAKGTEAPVCYLIGVAPGNYPHARSIGDDAQEEEERRVLYVAMTRAKDELIMTGTMRSHGAFVPHQNRRWTSSGSSQPYFLSNLPDHLVTTDTQMLSDDFDDEIISFRDR; via the coding sequence ATGGAGCTGAACGAAGGTCAACGAAAAGCAGCCGAATTCGCCGGCGGCCACGCCCTGGTGCTTGCCGGAGCGGGGACAGGCAAGACCAGTACGATCGTCGCCCGGGTCGCTCATCTGGTTCAATCCGGGGCCGATGCGCGGCGTTTGTTGCTGCTGACGTTCACCCGTCGCGCCGCCCGCGAAATGAAGTATCGCTTGAAAAGCCAAATCGGCGCGGCCGCCGATGCCATCGCTGCAGGCACCTTTCACAACTTCTGCCTCAGCTATCTGCGTCGCTGGCCCGATCTGTTTCAGTGTCCCGAGCTGACGATCATCGATCGCGACGACCAACTGCAATTGATGAAGCTGGCGAGAGCGACCACGATCGGCACGGATGCAGCATTCCCCAAGCCGGCCGACTTGGTCAACTACTCCTCCTACGCTCGCAACACCAATCGTGGCATCAAAACCTATCTGGTCGAGTTCACCGATCTGGATCCCGATACCGTCGCTCAAGTCCAAGCGGTCTTGAACAACTACACCGATCGCAAACGCGAATGCCGCTATCTGGACTACGACGACATCCTGCATTTCTTTGCTCGTCGACTGCACGGCGATGCGGTGGTCCGACAAAAACTGCAATCCCGCTACGATCACTTGCTGGTCGATGAAATGCAGGACACCAATCCGTTGCAGTGGTTGATCCTGGACGGCCTTCGTGATCCAGCCAAACTTTTCTGCGTCGGCGATGACGCACAAAGCATCTACGCGTTTCGCGGTGCGGACTTTCAGAATGTTCACTCCTTTGCCGAGCGTGTGCCGGATTCAACGACGCTGAAACTGAATGAAAACTACCGCTCCACTCAAGAGATTTTGGATCTGTCCAACTGGCTGTTGAATCAATCACCGTTGAAATACGACAAAGAGCTACGGTCGGCACGGGGACCTGGAATCAAGCCGGTCTTGCTGGAGGTTGATGATGATTTGGAGGAAGCCGATTGGGTTGCGACCGATCTGATGGATCGCCACAACGGCAATACACCTTGGCGTGACCACATGATCTTGACTCGCACCGCCTACGCGTCGCGCAGTGTCGAGGCCGCCTTGATCGAGAACGACATTCCGTATCGCTTCGTCGGTGGAACGACGCTGTTGGCATCGGCGCACGTCAAGGATTTGCTGAGCATGCTGCGTGTGATCGACAACGTCACCGACCAATTGGCCTGGATGCGGTTTCTGATGCTGTGGCCGCGGATCGGCGAAAAGACGGCTGCCAAAGCCATCGACGGTATTCTGCAACTGACCAACATCGCCGATGCGGTCAAGCTGCTGCGGAAACGCTTGGCCGATAAACAAGAAATGATTGCAGCGATCGAATCCGTGATCGAGACTTGGCAGAAACCTCGTGAGGCCATCGAAACGGCGTCCAAGGTACTCGGCAAGATTTTGGAAAAAAGATACGACGACTGGGACCGCAGACTGAAGGACTTTGCGCTGCTGCAACGTTTGGCAAGTAAGCACGAGTCGGTGCGGTCGTTCATCGAAACCTACACGCTGGACCCGATCACGGAATCCGAAGCCCAGCGACAGGATGCCGATGACTTGGTCACACTGATCACGGTCCACAGCGCCAAAGGAACCGAAGCGCCGGTTTGCTACTTGATCGGTGTCGCGCCGGGCAACTATCCCCACGCCCGCAGCATCGGAGACGACGCCCAGGAAGAGGAAGAGCGTCGCGTTTTGTATGTCGCGATGACGCGGGCAAAAGACGAGTTGATCATGACCGGCACCATGCGTTCGCACGGTGCTTTTGTGCCGCACCAAAACCGTCGATGGACGTCCAGTGGCTCCAGTCAGCCCTACTTCCTCAGCAATTTGCCCGATCATCTGGTCACAACCGATACGCAAATGCTGTCCGACGATTTCGACGACGAGATCATCAGCTTTCGCGACCGATAA
- the rimI gene encoding ribosomal protein S18-alanine N-acetyltransferase: MIRRDMPAVLGIEQNCFEFAWTEKDFIRCLRQRNCIGMVAEKDDEIVGFMIYELHKNRLHILNFAVHEKCRRQGVGNAMCSKLFGKLSHERRNRIMLEVRETNLDAQLFFKSLGFRAISVLRDFYDDTVEDAYLMQFRYQPSAEELTAPQNRISRLAG, translated from the coding sequence ATGATTCGACGAGACATGCCAGCCGTGCTCGGGATTGAACAAAATTGCTTTGAATTTGCGTGGACGGAAAAGGACTTCATCCGCTGCTTGCGTCAACGCAACTGCATCGGCATGGTGGCCGAAAAGGACGATGAGATCGTGGGGTTCATGATCTATGAACTTCACAAGAATCGTCTGCATATCCTGAACTTCGCCGTTCACGAGAAATGCCGTCGTCAAGGTGTCGGCAACGCCATGTGCAGCAAGCTCTTTGGCAAGCTGTCCCATGAGCGACGCAATCGAATCATGTTGGAAGTCCGTGAGACGAACTTGGACGCCCAACTGTTCTTCAAGTCACTCGGATTTCGAGCGATCTCGGTCCTGCGAGACTTCTACGACGACACCGTCGAAGACGCCTACCTGATGCAGTTCCGCTATCAACCCAGCGCCGAAGAACTCACCGCCCCGCAAAACCGCATCTCGCGGCTCGCCGGCTGA